The genome window CACCCACAAACAGAAAAAAACCAAGTTTGTCACTCTCATTCACACTCACTCAGACACACCACACACACAGACACAGTGATGAACAAACGGTGATGCACACTGCGCACCCCTCACTCAACAACTCATAACCTCTTAATTACTTTCACTAATCAACACTAatcttaacctaatcactttcaCCACCGCTAAACTAACTACTAGATCTCGATCTCCGATGCCGTCACGGTGGCGGTCGTTGCTTCTGTTCCTCCTCTCGGTGACGGTTACTTACGCAATGCAGGTTCCGGCCACCTTTTCCACGAAGCTGGTTCACCGATTCTCCCAAGAAATGAAACCGGTTCGGGTTCAGACCGGTGACTGGCCGGACCGGCGCAGCATGCAGTACTACCAGAGGCTTCTTAGAAACGACTTTGTTAGGCATAAAGTTAACATCGGTGGTGCTCGGCACCAGCTTCTGTTCCCTTCTCAGGGTAGCAAAACGATGTCGTTTGGAAACGACTTAGCATGGTAATTTTTTATTCTGTgttttttcgttttttattttttgaattttgaatctgattttgttgttttttgcgATGATAATAGGTTACATTATACGTGGATTGATATAGGGACACCGAGTACTTCGTTCCTTGTTGCATTGGATGCTGGAAGTGATCTTCTTTGGGTTCCTTGTGATTGCATACAGTGTGCTCCATTGTCTGCCAGTTTCTATGCCAGTTTGGTATGTACACTAACTTGTAattgtataaaaataaaaggtgtATGGAATTAGAGTTTATAAAAAGCGACACCTTTCATTTTAAAAATCGGTTTTGTAAAGATGAGTCAGGTAATATATAGAAACCTAGTATAATATTCGAGTCTATCAATCATACCACCTTCCATTTATATATGCGCACGAAATACCTAATAGTGTTGGGCGTGAGGTGTGTATTGAAAAACACCCGAGACCCTGTTTTGTAAGGATTAGTTAGActcaaaatgaaaatataatacCTCGATATATAATTAGGATTGATTTATTTGAGTTTAATTACCAGCGTGTACAATTATGGTACTATTTAGGAGAGCATATGAAACAAATTAGGACACTCTTAagttgttttcatcttatttccacAAGTTCTTTATGATAGTGTgtaaaattaggttaactttattttatcttttgttataggAATAGCTTTTAGATAGAGACTCATATGATAAACATTTATGCTAGTCAAAACATCTTAACTAGAGATTTGTTTGTCTCTAAAAATTGATAAAATCTAAGTGTCAATAGTCATGCCCAACCTTCTCTCATGTACTATTTTGGTTGCACTGCTTAATATTAGTAAACGGGAAATAACATGTTAGCACCTCAGTTTTATAGGTGCATGTTTGGGTGAAGTTTTAGAGTCTAAGCTAAGAGTTGGTGGCTGGTTTAGCACTTATTTCCAGTAATTGATTCGCAGGTGCTCCCTCACATATGGGGCATCTATTATGCAGGATAGAGATCTGAATGAGTATAGCCCCTCTAGTTCGTTATCCAGCAAGCATCTATCTTGCAGCCATCGGTTATGTGATATGGGTTCAAATTGTAAAACTTCCAAGCAGCAGTGTCCATATACTATCAATTACACGTCAGAGAATACATCAAGTTCTGGGTTGTTAGTTGAGGATATATTGCATCTTCAATCCGGCGATGGCGGTGGCAGCTCATCTAACTCTTCTGTTCAGGCTTCAGTTGTTGTCGGGTATACCTGATTGATTGTATCTTTGTCACTTCAACATCCCATTGCCTGATGACAGTGTTTCTCTTTTGAACAGTGTGTCCGTATTGACTAACATCAATTTTGTTGAATGCAGGTGTGGTATGAAGCAAAGTGGTGAGTATTTGAATGGCAATGCTCCGGATGGTGTTATTGGTTTGGGACCTGGGGAGAGTTCAGTTCCGAGTTTTCTTGCTAAATCAGGATTAATCCGTGATTCTTTTTCATTGTGCTTTAATGAAGATGATTCCGGTAGATTATTTTTTGGTGATCAGGGATCAACCGTGCAACAGTCTACTCCATTCTTGCCCTTGGATGGAATATTGTATGAAATTATATACGTTTAATTAGTTTATGACCTTTTACCATACTAAAATAATTTCGAAAAATGGTCTCCTGCTAATTATGATAAATTTTCTGCACAGTTCAACCTACATTGTTGGAGTGGAGGCCTTTTGTATTGGGAATTCGTGTCCTAAAGTAACAAGTTTTAATGCTCAGTTTGATAGTGGAACATCATTTACGTTTCTTCCGGGTCATGCATATGAAGCAATAGCTAAGGAGGTACTTTTGTCTATAGAATTTCATTATCGTAAATCTCTTATGTGGATATTTATGAGTTTATTTGACAGTTTGACAAACAAGTGAATGCTACAAGATCAACCTTTCAAGGAGCTCCTTGGGAATTTTGTTATGTACCCAGGTGAATATACTTGATAGATCTCTTTCTTTCCTTCTCCCCTCCCGACTCTACTCTCTGTTCTTGATGTCCTAATtgctaaaaaaatttatttttgatgatGTTATTTTATATTTGAAACAGTTCGCAACAACAGCTGCCTAAGGTTCCCACATTGACACTCATGTTCCAACAGAATAACAGTTTTGTGGTCTATAATCCTGTGTTTGTATTTTACAACGAACAGGTGGGTGTGAATTAAGtggttcctttttcttttggGAGGAGGGGTGAAAAGTAAAACATATGATCATAAGAGGCTTTATCATTAtcataatagaaaaatatttgtcatttcTCTTGCCCTTTATGTTTAACCTAATAGAAAAAGTTTTCCACATGAAAATTCAGTTTTCAGTTGGCTATTTTAGTAAGAATGGAAATGAAAAAAAGAGGGTAATTTCTCTTGCAACATATGTAGCTAAATTATAATGACCGGTTGTTTTGGTGCAGGgaatcgatggattttgtttagCAATACAGCCAACCGATGGGGATATGGGAACAATTGGACGTAAGTTTACATGTTTTCTCTAGAAAAGTATACTGATTGCCCATATTCTTGATTCTAAAGAAAAAGGCATTTTGACCATATTGCTAATTAAATTATTTGCAGAAAATTTCATGACGGGATACCGGTTAGTATTTGATAGGGAAAACAAGAAGCTAGCATGGTCACGCTCAAATTGTGAGTCAGTTTATTTCTCACAAAAACATATTCATGTTTTTTTCCTTCTAACCTATGGGTATGTATCCCCATATCACATGCATCCAAAGAATGAAGGAGGCCTTAAGTTCAAATTTTATTCATTTGTAGGTCAGGATCTCAGTCTTGGCAAGAAGATGCCCCTCTCCCCTCCTAACAAGACATCGTCAAACCCGCTTCCTGCAGATGAGCAGCAAAGAATCAAAGGGCATGCAGTTGCTCCAGCTGTTGCTGGAAAGGCTCCTCAAAATTCTTCAGTTGTTTCATCTCAGACATCTCAGATGATTTCATACTGGCAACATTGGCACTGCTATTGGCTGCttctatttcttcttctgttAGCCTTTTATTGAGACTTTCACGCACGTAGTATTTCTAGTAGCCTGTCTAAAAGTGTTAAATGTGTATCTAAATCTGCCTGTTTTGTCCTAGGTTTGTAAGTATGTTAGATCTTACACCCTTCTATGCTGCCCGTTGTTTTTAACAGTCAGCATTAGATTCCTAGAACTCGTAGTGAAACATTTCTCTTTAACGCCCATAGGTCGGGTGAGGTTATGTAAATTAATTCGCTTGGTATGAAGGTTTTTTTTCTTATTAGAAATTTTAATCCATTTTTTTATGAAACCATTTTTATCATGTCCCTTAAAATATTTGTGAACCGAAATACTTGTACCACTAGCATTTCAGATGCTTTCAAGTTTTCTAGTCGTTTCAACGAGAAATAGTTCTAGTTATGAAAACAGGTTGGTAGGATCATGGtgtagaaacaaataaaaataggagAAATATACACAAATTTTAATAATGACAATAGGTTTTTTTTACTAAACAACACCATGCTTCCTACGAACTCGTTTTCGTATCTACAGCTATTTCATGTTGTCGATACTGTTTTTAAAAGAGGTGTTTTGTTTGAATATATGTTGGTGTTGTTGCATTGTATGTGTAAATGTTGGATCATTGAAAAGGGAAGAAATTAGATATTAAGAATCCTAACACAATAAGTACCAAGTAAAGTTATTCAAACTCTTCAATGAACTCTCACTTTCTAGTGAAATCTCCTTTAAACTTGTCTCTCAATACCTACAACCTGTTAGGCCTTTTGTTGTAGCTTCCTTCCTCGTTTCCTAGTTAAAGTTTCTCCTTATATACACAAAAAGATGTCAATGCAAAGTATTTCTGTCCTTAAATATTGTTGAAACAGAAATTGCATTTTATTGTGTCCACGCATCAAATTTCAAAAGGCAATTGATTGCCAATTCTCACAAAGAATGTCACTCATTCAAGAATTGTTCTAAGCTAAGCATATTTAATAGAGTTCTAAATTaggcaaaaaaaattatatattttattgaaagTATTTATAAATTCTTAACTTTTCTTATAGCTTTACTTTCTCACATCTCATAGTTACTTTTGCTTAGAAGCGTGACAAAAGTTTCCCTTTTTCGTGTCCCGTACTTTGCAGTTTGCATCAAGATCACTCACTGCCACAAAATTAGAATTGGTGTGGTATGGGTTGCATGTTTCTCAATTCTGTTTTCGTGCACTTTTTGCTTCACTTTTCTATTTtcatacctttttcttttcactcTACTTTTGTTTCCCAAAAGTGATTATGAGTGCTTTTGTGTACGTAGTTTCTACGTTGATTGCAAAAAGCTTATGCAACGGGTTGCTAATATTGTTTAAATTGCTTCTTTTGGTTAAAATATCATAAATGGAAGCAGTTGAAATCAAATGCTAACTTTATAAAAAAAGCTATCCCTCAGATCAGATTCATTTTAAAGTGACCCTTTGAGTTTGCagatcttaaaataaaataatgatcaGATATATCGATTTGAAtgataacttttttttatatttactcTAATATTTTGAATAGTTTAAATATATGCAATTCtgataattttttttagggtttttttaattataaaatctcTTTAGTCATACTATTATACACATTTTTTAAGTCAATAAAAATTATGGGTGTGTGCAAGTTTTGTTGGTCCATTATGCTTCATCAGACGTCGTAGTAGATAAATTGCTTCTATGGTCAATCTCTCAGACGTAAAACCAAATTGATTTCTTAATGACTCGATTCTCTTTTCTTAGTCTCAGTTCAATAACTATTTCCCATAACTTCATGGTATATCTTAATCAATGGCGCTCTCATGTGACTTTTTCTGAATAAAAAAGAAACCTATATGAGAACATGTTACTCCACTCTTACATGTTATAAGATGCTTATCTCTTTTTATCTAAACATATATTAGCTATAGTAAACTCGAAAGCCGACGAAAACTCCAAGATGGATTTACCCTCTACATTTCCCTCTCCGAGACCATACCCATTTAGATCAAAAGTCGATGAAAACTCCAAGATGCACGTTCTCAAAACCTCCTGCTACGCTCTCTACATGTCCATTTAGATTCCGTCTTAGAAAAAGCTTCTCTCCTTGGGATATATTTTGAAGTAAACCTTCTAAATCCTTTTAAAATTTTACCTTAAGGTGTCAGGCTAACCCAATCTAAGGTGCATAAGCACTAATAACATTAAAGGTATCTTGTTCCACTACAAATTTCAATGTTATGATTCGATCTCCTACTTTTTTCACTTCCACAATATCCTTCTTCCACTCATTGTCCACAATAATCTCCACCTCATTTCTTGATCTTACTTTTCCGATGTACCAAAGTTTAAATTTCGAGTTGTCTAATTCTTTCGACTTTTCACTTGTCCACTTAATTTCTTGTAGGTACAATAAATTAATCTTCCTCCTAATCATAATGTCTATTATTTTTATAGATATTCTAGTAAGCGTGTCTATATTCCATGATCCAAAATGAATTTTACTGTCATGAACTAACTTCTTTCCCCATACTCGTTCTCGAAATTGTAAGAACCATTGACTACTTTTTCCTGCATCTAGACGGTGATGCAGCGACCATTACTTGTTTGACACTGTACTCTAACCATATAACGTGTTGCTCAAGGGCAACAACCTAGCATTCACATTATTTCGTAATTGATCCATATTATAGAGTTTCGATAAAATTTTATGTTAGTTACGACTGCCTAACACAACTCTCTTCTTTTATCTAAATTTGTGACCGAGTATGCAAATGAAAACTAAAGACAAGATTTAATTGATAAACTGTTTGAGAAAAACAAACATGGCATTAGTAT of Vicia villosa cultivar HV-30 ecotype Madison, WI unplaced genomic scaffold, Vvil1.0 ctg.003290F_1_1, whole genome shotgun sequence contains these proteins:
- the LOC131640739 gene encoding aspartic proteinase-like protein 1 isoform X1 translates to MPSRWRSLLLFLLSVTVTYAMQVPATFSTKLVHRFSQEMKPVRVQTGDWPDRRSMQYYQRLLRNDFVRHKVNIGGARHQLLFPSQGSKTMSFGNDLAWLHYTWIDIGTPSTSFLVALDAGSDLLWVPCDCIQCAPLSASFYASLDRDLNEYSPSSSLSSKHLSCSHRLCDMGSNCKTSKQQCPYTINYTSENTSSSGLLVEDILHLQSGDGGGSSSNSSVQASVVVGCGMKQSGEYLNGNAPDGVIGLGPGESSVPSFLAKSGLIRDSFSLCFNEDDSGRLFFGDQGSTVQQSTPFLPLDGIFSTYIVGVEAFCIGNSCPKVTSFNAQFDSGTSFTFLPGHAYEAIAKEFDKQVNATRSTFQGAPWEFCYVPSSQQQLPKVPTLTLMFQQNNSFVVYNPVFVFYNEQGIDGFCLAIQPTDGDMGTIGQNFMTGYRLVFDRENKKLAWSRSNCQDLSLGKKMPLSPPNKTSSNPLPADEQQRIKGHAVAPAVAGKAPQNSSVVSSQTSQMISYWQHWHCYWLLLFLLLLAFY
- the LOC131640739 gene encoding aspartic proteinase-like protein 1 isoform X2 — protein: MLEVIFFGFLVIAYSVLHCLPVSMPVWCSLTYGASIMQDRDLNEYSPSSSLSSKHLSCSHRLCDMGSNCKTSKQQCPYTINYTSENTSSSGLLVEDILHLQSGDGGGSSSNSSVQASVVVGCGMKQSGEYLNGNAPDGVIGLGPGESSVPSFLAKSGLIRDSFSLCFNEDDSGRLFFGDQGSTVQQSTPFLPLDGIFSTYIVGVEAFCIGNSCPKVTSFNAQFDSGTSFTFLPGHAYEAIAKEFDKQVNATRSTFQGAPWEFCYVPSSQQQLPKVPTLTLMFQQNNSFVVYNPVFVFYNEQGIDGFCLAIQPTDGDMGTIGQNFMTGYRLVFDRENKKLAWSRSNCQDLSLGKKMPLSPPNKTSSNPLPADEQQRIKGHAVAPAVAGKAPQNSSVVSSQTSQMISYWQHWHCYWLLLFLLLLAFY